In Acidisarcina polymorpha, the DNA window TCTCCGACGCCCTCCGCTGGGGAACCGAAGTCTTTCACACACTCAAAGGAGTGCTTAAGAAACGTGGTTATTCAACCGCAGTGGGGGATGAAGGCGGCTTCGCGCCATCGCTGAAATCCAACGTTGAAGCGGTTGAAGTCATCCTCGAAGCGATCGAGCTTGCAGGGTTTAAAGCGGGTGAAGACATCGCTATCGCACTCGACCCCGCCGCCAGCGAGTTCTATGACAAGGAACGCGGCGTCTACGTTTTCAAGAAGAGCGACAAGTCGGAGTACTCGAGCGAAGAGATGGCGCGCTTCTGGGAGAGTTGGACGAAACAGTATCCGATCATCTCGATCGAAGACGGTCTTGCTGAAGACGACTGGGATGGCTGGAAGTACCTGACGGAATTGGTCGGGGAGCGAATTCAGCTGGTCGGCGATGATCTCTTCGTCACCAATACCGAACGGCTCCAGCGCGGTATCGACGAAGGTGTCGCCAATTCCATTCTGATCAAGGTCAACCAGATTGGTTCCGTCAGCGAGACGCTCGAAGCTATCGAACTCGCTCGTCGCTATGGCTACACCTCGATCATCTCGCACCGCAGCGGCGAGACTGAAGATACCTTTATCGCTGATTTAGCAGTCGCGACCGGCGCCGGACAGATCAAGACCGGCTCGGCCTCGCGCACCGACCGCAT includes these proteins:
- the eno gene encoding phosphopyruvate hydratase produces the protein MTEIAAIHAREILDSRGNPTVEADVVLASGAIGRAAVPSGASTGEHEAVELRDGDKTHYLGKGVLQAVENVESILAPELAGMDATNQRLLDATMLSLDGTPNKSRLGANAILAVSMAAARAAASSLHIPLYRYLGGVNACILPTPMMNILNGGAHSDNNVDFQEFMVMPIGAERFSDALRWGTEVFHTLKGVLKKRGYSTAVGDEGGFAPSLKSNVEAVEVILEAIELAGFKAGEDIAIALDPAASEFYDKERGVYVFKKSDKSEYSSEEMARFWESWTKQYPIISIEDGLAEDDWDGWKYLTELVGERIQLVGDDLFVTNTERLQRGIDEGVANSILIKVNQIGSVSETLEAIELARRYGYTSIISHRSGETEDTFIADLAVATGAGQIKTGSASRTDRIAKYNQLLRIEEELGQAAEFLGLESINYGE